ATACGGCGCCAATGCTCAATAAGAGCGAGGGCTTCAAATTCGGATAAGCCTCTCCAGATATCACCAAGCACGGTAGTTCCATCAATATGACCAGCTAGCATTCGTGATCTGATATCGTTTTGCTTGGCCATTTTTTAGCTAACGTAAAGCACACCGGCAGCGAGCATGCGCCGATATACGAATTAAAGATACAATATCGTAAAATGGTTACCCGTCGCAAACTCGACAGCTACTAGCTGTCGGGTGCTGCGACTTGTTGGGCTTGTTGCGTTTCTAGCTTTCATCGTCATCATCAAAGTAAATATCCCACCATACTTCGATATTAAGGTCTGAAAGCCTCTTCATCTGATAAGGTGATAATGTAGGACCTCCATTCGCAGATTTAGATACCCAAAATGAAGTAATATCTATGCAGAACCCTTGCTCCATCATGTCATTCAACTCTTCACTTCTCTCGTATATCTGATCCAATATCCAATCAATGTGCCTCCTGGAGTCAAAGGATTCCACCTTGTTTTGGGATGAAAGAAACCACCCATTAATTCTCGCTGGGCGTCTTATTCCTGCAATTTTTTCACCCTTAACGTTCTGCCTAGTGGGTTCGACATTAAGCCTTGTTGTAACTTCTGTAGGAGAAATATCGTCATGCATAATGCACAACGTCGAATAGGTCTCAGAACATGAGCTATAGTCATCAATGTAAGTAGGTGATCGCATTATTATTTTTTTGCCCAACGTAAAGTTCACCCGCGGCGATGGAAGCCTAGATGAACGGTTAATATTTTCAATCGTGTAGAACAGAAACGAAATCTGACTTCGTAGCTACTAGCCGTCGGGTGCAACGACTTGTTCGGCTGTTATTTTCGTGCACCTGTATCGTATAAATGATCTATGCAGTAAACAACTCCGTGTATTGGTGGCTTATGGCAACCCGCCCAAATACACTCACCCTCAACTACTCCACCTCTAGATGCAGCCAACAAGCTCTTGCGTATATC
Above is a genomic segment from Oceaniferula marina containing:
- a CDS encoding DUF4279 domain-containing protein, which translates into the protein MHDDISPTEVTTRLNVEPTRQNVKGEKIAGIRRPARINGWFLSSQNKVESFDSRRHIDWILDQIYERSEELNDMMEQGFCIDITSFWVSKSANGGPTLSPYQMKRLSDLNIEVWWDIYFDDDDES